One Thermoanaerobacter pseudethanolicus ATCC 33223 DNA window includes the following coding sequences:
- a CDS encoding ExeA family protein, protein MFTQYFGMKFNPFSKEISVNDLYISEDIAELNARLKYLQETRGIGLIVGEAGSGKSTALRRYAESLNRSTFKPCYFALSTLTVREFYQALAMILGETPSYKKVTLFHQIQRAITELYYSQKITPVIILDEIQLVSNDVLEDLRIIFNFNMDSQNPYILILSGQPHIRNKLALNVNSALRQRISIKYVMQGLKKEEIQDYIKTRMKIAGVMDDIFTPSAYEAIYSLTKGLPRIINNLVTASLLYAYSKRLREIDEEVIYQAQNEISL, encoded by the coding sequence ATGTTTACCCAATATTTTGGAATGAAATTTAATCCATTTTCTAAAGAGATAAGTGTAAATGACCTTTATATAAGTGAAGACATTGCTGAATTAAATGCCAGGCTAAAATATTTACAAGAAACAAGGGGTATAGGACTTATCGTTGGGGAGGCGGGTTCAGGCAAATCTACCGCATTAAGAAGATATGCTGAAAGCCTCAACCGTTCTACATTTAAACCATGTTACTTTGCTCTATCTACACTCACAGTGAGAGAATTCTATCAAGCATTGGCTATGATTTTAGGCGAAACCCCCTCATACAAAAAAGTAACGCTCTTTCACCAGATACAAAGAGCGATAACAGAACTTTACTATAGCCAGAAGATAACTCCTGTCATAATATTAGATGAAATACAACTGGTTTCTAATGATGTTCTTGAAGATTTGAGAATAATATTTAACTTTAATATGGATTCTCAAAACCCGTATATACTGATACTTTCAGGACAACCACACATAAGAAACAAACTAGCCTTGAATGTAAACAGTGCACTAAGGCAAAGAATTTCTATAAAGTATGTAATGCAAGGGCTAAAAAAAGAAGAAATTCAAGATTATATAAAAACAAGAATGAAAATAGCTGGAGTGATGGATGATATATTTACACCATCGGCATATGAAGCAATATATTCTCTAACAAAAGGGCTGCCAAGGATAATAAATAACCTGGTAACGGCTTCTCTTCTCTATGCGTATTCTAAAAGGCTAAGAGAAATAGATGAAGAAGTAATATACCAGGCACAAAATGAAATCAGTTTATGA
- a CDS encoding IS481 family transposase, whose translation MLDEKAREAIALKRFSLISPVLNGQVKNQKEYFDALSDKPIEIPYLGMRRYTPKTLRGWLYQYLRGGIEALKPGYRSDRGKYRKINFELSEKIKQKKLEHPEMPNKLLYETLIGEGIISPDKVSLSTFYRFLKNIPVKSLDKEKEGKTKRFSHEFINELWQTDVMYGPYIKEGKTKRQTYLIAYIDDASRLCTYARFYYTQNFLALRDSFKEAVLRRGIPKMLYTDNGKIYRSTQFEYICASLGTSLIHAEPFSPHSKGKIERFFHTVRMRFLSTIDPTSIKSIDELNMMFFKWLEDDYNRKEHSSIGMSPLDFFMSQISRVNMCGDIDMLNECFLIRVNRKVNKDATLKVENILYETEEKFKGMRLEVRYDPQWLKDNTPLLLFHEGKKVGEAYKVNFHENAKIPVEYIEDRKVVSENEDTVDFAAKPNPPVISFNDIID comes from the coding sequence ATGCTTGATGAAAAAGCGAGAGAAGCTATAGCATTAAAGAGATTTTCACTGATAAGTCCGGTGCTAAACGGACAGGTAAAAAATCAGAAAGAATATTTTGATGCTCTTTCCGATAAACCTATTGAGATACCTTATCTTGGAATGAGAAGATATACTCCCAAGACACTTAGAGGGTGGCTATATCAGTATTTAAGAGGCGGTATAGAAGCGTTAAAGCCGGGTTATCGAAGCGACAGAGGCAAATACAGAAAGATAAACTTTGAACTTTCAGAGAAAATAAAGCAAAAAAAGCTTGAACATCCTGAAATGCCAAACAAACTTCTTTATGAGACATTGATAGGAGAAGGAATAATCTCACCGGATAAAGTATCCCTTTCGACATTCTATAGGTTTTTGAAAAACATTCCTGTAAAATCTTTAGATAAAGAAAAAGAGGGTAAAACAAAGAGATTTTCCCATGAATTCATCAATGAACTGTGGCAGACTGATGTCATGTATGGGCCATATATTAAAGAAGGTAAAACAAAGAGACAAACGTACCTTATTGCATATATAGATGATGCTTCCAGGCTGTGTACCTATGCTCGCTTTTACTATACCCAGAATTTTTTAGCTTTAAGAGACTCATTTAAAGAAGCAGTGCTAAGAAGGGGAATACCCAAAATGCTCTACACTGACAATGGAAAGATATATAGAAGCACTCAATTTGAATATATATGTGCATCATTAGGTACATCTCTTATTCATGCTGAGCCCTTTTCACCTCATTCAAAAGGGAAAATAGAAAGATTCTTTCATACGGTGAGAATGAGATTTTTAAGCACAATAGATCCTACATCCATAAAGAGTATAGATGAGCTCAATATGATGTTTTTTAAATGGCTGGAGGATGATTACAACCGAAAAGAACATAGCAGTATTGGCATGAGTCCTTTAGATTTTTTCATGTCTCAAATATCAAGGGTAAATATGTGTGGTGACATAGATATGTTGAATGAATGTTTTCTCATAAGAGTAAATCGTAAAGTAAACAAAGATGCCACACTTAAAGTGGAAAATATACTTTACGAAACAGAAGAAAAGTTTAAAGGTATGCGCTTAGAAGTCAGATATGACCCGCAGTGGCTTAAGGATAATACACCCCTTTTACTTTTTCATGAAGGCAAAAAAGTAGGGGAAGCGTATAAGGTAAATTTTCATGAGAATGCTAAAATTCCTGTAGAATATATCGAAGACAGAAAGGTTGTAAGCGAAAATGAAGATACTGTGGATTTTGCTGCAAAACCTAATCCCCCAGTAATATCCTTTAATGATATCATTGATTAA
- a CDS encoding DUF6431 domain-containing protein, which translates to MQIVFHVDNIEEYLRKGKDYNFPAPPDRCPYPDCKCRVKLKKHGFYYRYYLDGPNCIKIAIRRYICPVCKRTLSYLPDFCLPHFQYSFNMIVKSLKETLTREKTLSSFISDLKRNFPTILFSRQHIYFYTKRIMNNLSFIIYGLRQIDPYIKLSETDSQRERAREILDIISIVPLFSQRFYAHCQKSFLASLT; encoded by the coding sequence ATGCAAATAGTTTTCCATGTTGATAACATTGAAGAGTATTTACGAAAGGGCAAAGATTACAATTTCCCTGCCCCGCCAGATAGATGTCCTTATCCCGATTGCAAGTGTAGAGTAAAACTAAAAAAGCACGGGTTTTATTACCGTTACTATTTAGATGGACCTAACTGTATAAAAATAGCCATAAGAAGATATATATGTCCTGTGTGTAAAAGAACTCTTTCCTACCTTCCTGATTTCTGTCTTCCCCATTTTCAGTATTCTTTCAATATGATTGTAAAGTCTTTAAAAGAGACACTTACAAGAGAAAAAACTCTCAGTTCTTTCATAAGTGACTTAAAAAGAAACTTTCCCACCATACTATTTTCAAGACAGCATATATATTTTTACACCAAAAGGATAATGAATAATTTAAGTTTTATCATATACGGATTAAGGCAAATAGACCCTTACATAAAGTTATCTGAGACTGACTCACAAAGAGAGAGGGCCAGAGAGATTTTGGACATAATAAGCATTGTACCACTCTTTTCCCAACGGTTTTATGCTCATTGCCAAAAATCATTTCTGGCCTCTCTCACATAA
- a CDS encoding IS3 family transposase: MPRGQRKYNDEFKNTIVELYNHGKSLAELSSEYGISKSTISGWLKKAKPINIDNKGTTITAAEYQAMLKKMARLEEENEILKKAMAIFVKE, translated from the coding sequence ATGCCAAGAGGACAAAGAAAATATAATGATGAATTCAAGAATACTATAGTAGAGTTGTATAACCATGGTAAAAGTCTAGCAGAGCTTTCAAGCGAATATGGCATCTCAAAATCCACAATATCAGGTTGGTTGAAAAAAGCAAAACCAATAAATATAGACAACAAAGGCACAACAATTACAGCAGCAGAATATCAGGCTATGTTAAAGAAGATGGCAAGGCTTGAAGAGGAGAATGAAATATTAAAAAAAGCCATGGCCATATTCGTAAAGGAGTAA
- a CDS encoding transposase yields MASHKNFTIEEKLAILAEAESSSTTKIAVCRKYGISKAGVSILL; encoded by the coding sequence ATGGCATCACATAAAAACTTTACCATTGAAGAAAAACTTGCTATTTTAGCAGAAGCAGAAAGTTCTTCTACTACTAAGATTGCTGTGTGTAGAAAATATGGTATATCAAAAGCTGGTGTTAGTATATTATTGTAG
- a CDS encoding cation transporting ATPase C-terminal domain-containing protein, with product MATPLNTIFGLRNINIYDWDIIIAMSIVPLLVMEVIKFFKNKR from the coding sequence ATTGCAACTCCTTTAAACACTATATTTGGACTTAGAAATATTAATATTTATGACTGGGATATAATTATTGCAATGTCAATTGTACCTCTTTTAGTAATGGAAGTAATTAAATTTTTTAAAAATAAAAGGTAA
- a CDS encoding ferritin-like domain-containing protein, translating into MGTKGREIVGKEVDKIIEFLNKALADEWLAYYQYWIGAKVVRGPMSGAVAAELSEHAGEELSHAEKLAERIIQLGGTPILKPEDWYKLTNCGYDTPDNPEVKVILEQNIKGEQCAIEVYNKMLSELKDVDPVTYHLILEILEDEIEHEEDLENLKEDMDMMNKK; encoded by the coding sequence ATGGGAACAAAGGGAAGAGAGATAGTGGGAAAAGAGGTTGACAAGATAATTGAATTTTTAAACAAAGCATTAGCTGATGAATGGTTGGCTTATTATCAGTATTGGATTGGGGCAAAAGTTGTAAGAGGGCCAATGAGTGGAGCAGTAGCTGCTGAACTAAGTGAGCATGCAGGAGAGGAATTAAGCCATGCTGAGAAGTTGGCAGAGCGCATCATTCAATTAGGTGGAACACCTATATTAAAACCAGAGGATTGGTATAAGCTTACCAATTGCGGTTATGATACGCCAGACAATCCTGAAGTTAAAGTTATTTTGGAGCAAAATATAAAAGGAGAACAATGTGCTATAGAAGTTTACAACAAAATGTTGTCAGAACTTAAAGATGTTGATCCTGTGACATATCATTTAATTTTAGAGATATTAGAAGATGAGATAGAGCACGAAGAAGATTTAGAGAACTTAAAAGAAGACATGGATATGATGAATAAAAAATAA
- a CDS encoding class II SORL domain-containing protein: protein MEKFGSLYQSGDWKGEKHVPVIHISDKVKKEEVVELRVNIGEEIPHPNTLEHHIKWIKVYFHGEGDKFPVEIGNYNFTSHGEYGVFTEPDLTIKFKVEKSGTIYAASYCNIHGLWENSKKIEVE, encoded by the coding sequence ATGGAGAAATTTGGTTCATTATATCAAAGTGGAGATTGGAAAGGAGAAAAACACGTTCCTGTCATACATATCTCTGACAAGGTCAAAAAAGAAGAGGTAGTTGAATTAAGAGTTAATATAGGAGAAGAAATTCCACATCCAAATACGCTAGAACATCACATCAAATGGATTAAAGTGTATTTTCATGGTGAAGGAGATAAATTCCCTGTTGAGATAGGTAATTACAATTTCACATCTCACGGAGAGTATGGAGTGTTTACAGAACCCGACTTGACAATAAAGTTTAAAGTTGAAAAATCAGGGACAATCTATGCGGCAAGTTACTGCAATATACACGGTTTGTGGGAGAATAGCAAAAAGATAGAGGTTGAGTAA
- a CDS encoding carbon starvation CstA family protein has translation MSAIILLISAIILFVLAYIFYGGWLAKQWGLQPDNNTPAHTMYDGVDYVPAKAPVLLGHHFASIAGAGPINGPIQAAIFGWVPATLWILLGGIFLGGAHDFGSLLASLRHKGKSIGDIIQANVGLTAKRLFLLFSWSTLVLIVAAFTNIVADTFVSTPQAATASLLFILFAVVFGFAVYRRNAPLGLSTVLGVAALALSIWIGYIAPLSLPKTTWIIILAVYIVAASVMPVWILLQPRDYLNSFLLYGMMIGGVVGILLYNPRIQLPAFTSFKVGTQYLFPILFITIACGAISGFHSLVASGTTAKQLDKEGDAKLIGYGSMLIESTLAIISIITAAYLTQDKFAELIKFGPTNVFADGLGTFMASFGINQVVGKTFAALAVSAFAMTTLDTATRLGRFAFQEFFENISESGETVASSNPVAKFFSDRYVASVITVVISIVLAFTSWKAIWPIFGAANQLLAAVALLAVAAWLANAGRNNKMLIIPMIFMFIVTLTALVLLIQSNIASGNYILVLFAVLLFILAILLILQTYGVLTGKNRREGVAK, from the coding sequence ATGAGTGCAATAATTTTACTGATAAGTGCTATTATTCTTTTTGTACTTGCTTATATCTTTTACGGAGGCTGGCTTGCAAAACAGTGGGGTTTGCAGCCAGACAATAATACCCCTGCACACACCATGTATGATGGCGTGGACTATGTCCCTGCAAAGGCACCTGTCCTTCTGGGCCATCACTTTGCATCCATAGCCGGTGCCGGTCCTATAAACGGACCTATACAAGCCGCTATATTTGGATGGGTACCAGCAACACTCTGGATTCTTTTAGGCGGTATATTCTTAGGTGGAGCCCATGATTTTGGTTCACTTCTTGCATCATTGAGGCATAAGGGCAAGTCCATAGGTGATATCATACAAGCAAATGTTGGCTTGACAGCAAAGAGGTTGTTTCTTTTGTTTTCCTGGTCGACACTGGTACTCATAGTTGCAGCCTTTACAAACATAGTGGCTGATACTTTTGTCTCTACACCCCAGGCAGCCACTGCTTCACTGCTTTTTATACTATTTGCCGTGGTATTTGGATTTGCTGTATACAGAAGGAATGCACCACTTGGCTTGAGTACCGTGTTGGGTGTGGCGGCTTTGGCGTTATCTATATGGATAGGTTATATAGCCCCGTTATCATTGCCTAAGACCACATGGATAATCATCCTTGCCGTGTATATAGTAGCTGCATCAGTTATGCCTGTATGGATACTCCTGCAGCCAAGGGATTACTTGAACTCTTTCCTTCTCTATGGAATGATGATTGGCGGTGTTGTTGGTATACTGCTTTATAACCCGAGGATTCAACTTCCAGCGTTTACAAGCTTTAAGGTTGGTACGCAGTATCTCTTCCCGATCCTGTTCATTACCATAGCATGCGGTGCCATATCCGGTTTCCACTCACTGGTGGCCTCCGGCACCACAGCAAAACAGCTGGACAAAGAAGGGGATGCTAAGTTAATAGGCTATGGCTCTATGCTTATAGAGAGCACCTTAGCCATAATTTCTATAATTACCGCAGCGTATCTTACTCAAGATAAGTTTGCAGAGCTTATTAAGTTTGGTCCAACCAATGTGTTTGCTGATGGATTAGGTACATTCATGGCCAGCTTTGGTATAAATCAGGTTGTAGGAAAGACCTTTGCTGCCCTTGCTGTGTCTGCATTTGCCATGACCACGCTGGATACAGCCACAAGGCTCGGCAGGTTTGCCTTCCAGGAGTTTTTTGAAAATATATCGGAGTCTGGAGAGACAGTGGCATCTTCTAACCCTGTGGCTAAATTCTTTAGTGACAGGTATGTGGCATCTGTAATCACTGTGGTTATTTCTATTGTACTTGCATTTACAAGCTGGAAGGCTATATGGCCTATATTTGGTGCGGCTAACCAGCTCCTCGCAGCGGTAGCACTGCTGGCAGTGGCTGCATGGCTTGCCAATGCAGGTAGGAACAATAAAATGCTCATTATCCCTATGATATTTATGTTTATAGTTACTTTGACAGCCCTTGTACTTCTGATTCAATCTAATATTGCTTCTGGTAACTATATACTGGTGTTATTTGCCGTCCTGCTGTTTATCCTGGCTATACTATTAATACTTCAAACATATGGAGTGCTTACAGGAAAGAACAGAAGAGAAGGGGTAGCAAAATAG
- a CDS encoding alanine/glycine:cation symporter family protein has product MDKLLEINSTVNGIVWGPPMLILIVGTGLILTIGLGFIQIRKFPYVMKNTLFKMFEKSQKGEGEITPFQALATALAATVGTGNIAGVATAIALGGPGAIFWMLIAALVGMATKFSEVVLAVHFRDRKPDGSFAGGPMYYLEKGLKQKWLAVLFALFGALAAFGIGNMVQANSVAASLETTFGVPKLYTGVALAILTALVILGGLKRLAAVTEKLVPFMAAFYIIGALIIILLNISKLPSAIGMIINQAFTGSAAAGGFAGATVMMGMRYGVARGIFSNEAGLGSAPIAHAAATTDHPVRQGLWGIFEVFMDTIVICSLTALAILTTGVWAEVDAAGKQLTGAALTTAAFNKGLPGPGGIIVAIGILLFAFSTLLSWSYYGEKSAEYLFGVGVKIIYRIIWIPFVVIGAVGGLEPLWDLADTLNGLMAVPNLIGLIGLSGTVFKLTREFFKKEGA; this is encoded by the coding sequence ATGGACAAATTATTGGAAATCAATAGTACTGTCAATGGTATAGTATGGGGTCCACCTATGCTTATTCTTATCGTTGGAACGGGCCTTATACTTACCATAGGTCTGGGATTCATACAGATTAGAAAATTCCCTTATGTAATGAAAAACACGTTGTTTAAAATGTTTGAAAAGTCCCAGAAGGGAGAAGGAGAAATAACTCCCTTTCAGGCTCTGGCAACGGCTCTGGCGGCGACGGTTGGAACCGGCAATATCGCGGGTGTCGCTACGGCTATTGCACTTGGCGGACCGGGAGCTATTTTTTGGATGCTCATCGCTGCTCTCGTCGGCATGGCAACCAAATTCAGTGAAGTCGTGCTGGCGGTTCATTTTAGAGACAGAAAACCCGACGGAAGTTTTGCCGGTGGGCCTATGTATTATCTGGAGAAGGGGCTTAAACAGAAATGGCTAGCGGTGCTTTTTGCCCTGTTCGGTGCACTAGCTGCTTTTGGTATAGGCAATATGGTTCAGGCCAATTCGGTAGCTGCTTCTCTTGAAACGACTTTCGGGGTCCCGAAGTTATATACCGGTGTAGCCCTTGCAATATTGACCGCCCTTGTAATCCTTGGAGGTTTAAAGAGGCTAGCTGCAGTTACTGAAAAACTGGTGCCCTTTATGGCTGCGTTTTATATTATTGGAGCTCTAATAATAATTTTATTGAATATATCAAAACTACCCTCAGCCATCGGTATGATAATAAATCAGGCCTTCACGGGATCGGCTGCCGCTGGTGGATTTGCCGGCGCTACAGTTATGATGGGGATGCGCTATGGTGTGGCCAGGGGTATTTTTTCTAACGAAGCCGGTTTGGGTAGCGCTCCCATAGCCCATGCTGCGGCTACCACTGACCATCCGGTCCGCCAGGGTCTGTGGGGAATTTTCGAGGTTTTCATGGATACCATCGTTATATGCTCGCTAACTGCCCTTGCAATACTCACCACTGGTGTATGGGCCGAGGTGGATGCGGCTGGCAAGCAGCTTACAGGCGCTGCGTTGACCACCGCAGCGTTTAACAAGGGGCTCCCAGGACCGGGCGGCATTATAGTGGCTATAGGTATACTGCTTTTCGCGTTTTCAACCTTGCTCAGCTGGTCCTATTACGGAGAAAAGTCTGCCGAGTACCTTTTCGGCGTAGGCGTAAAGATTATATACAGAATTATATGGATACCTTTTGTGGTAATAGGTGCAGTGGGTGGACTTGAACCACTGTGGGACCTGGCGGATACTTTAAACGGCCTTATGGCGGTACCGAACCTCATTGGTCTTATAGGTTTGAGCGGAACAGTCTTTAAATTAACAAGGGAGTTTTTTAAAAAAGAG